Within the Catalinimonas niigatensis genome, the region TGATCACGGACTCCTCCTTCATATTGGCTACCATCTCCTCTGTAACAATCATACGGTTGGTCCCTTTTTCAGCCCGCACCGCTCCTATCACTACATCAGCATTTTCAAGAGCTTCCCCCAGGGTAGATATATCCATAGTAGAGGTATATACCTGATGGCCTAAGGCATGTTTGATCCGACGGAGTTTGTAGATCTGATGGTCAAATACCTGTACCTGTGCCCCCAGACCAATGGCTGAACGGGCAGCATATTCACCCACTGTACCCGCTCCCAGGATCACTACTTTGGTGGGAGGAACTCCGGTAATGCCGCCCAGAATCATTCCCTTACCATTAGCCACACTGCTTAGGTAATGGGCCGCTATGGACATCACCGTATTTCCGGCAATTTCGCTCATGGCGCGTACTACGGGCATGCCTCCCACTTTATCTTCCAGAAACTCAAAAGCAATTGCAGTGACCTTTTTCTTATTGAGTGCCTGTATATATTCAGGTGTTTGATTACCCAACTGAAGGGCTGAAATTAAAATAGATCCCGGTTTGATCATTTCAATCTCGTCCAGGGTAGGAGGTTCTACTTTCAGAATGATATGGGCTTCCAGTGCTTCTTTGGCTGAATAGACAATTTTCGCTCCGGCTTCGCTGAATTCATTGTCTGTAAACTTGGAAGAAGCACCAGCGCCAGCTTCTACAATGATCTCATGTCCATTAGCGGTGAGTACGGCAATAGCTTCAGGAGTAAGCATCAGTCGGTTTTCCTGCATGGATATTTCACAGGGAATGCCCATGTTCAGCGACTTACTGCCTTCTTTTACTTTAAGCAATTGTTCCTGAGGGTAGGAAGCTTGTTCTTTAGCTAGTTCTTTAAAACCTGATTTGTGTTGGTCACTCATGTTTAGATAGATAGATTCTTCTGCTTTGGTCTGCCTCTAGTACCATATCAATACGAATAAAATTTTCGGGAAGCAAGCCCTCAATGCGTTCCGGCCACTCTACAAAGCAGTAATTACCTGAATAAAAATAGTCTTCTGTGCCGATATCCCAGGCTTCTTCTTCATTATTTATTCTATAAAAGTCAAAATGATAAAATATTTGATGCTCAGCATCCTGATATTCATTGACCAGGGCAAAGGTAGGGCTGGATACGGTATCTGTTACGCCCCAGCTTTTGCAAACCGCCTTGATTAAGGTAGTTTTGCCTACCCCCATGGGTCCGTAAAATAACCATACTTTTACATCTGCTGCCAGTGCCTTTATCTTTTTTGCGGCTTCCTGAGCTTCATCAGGGTGCCTCAGTATTACTTCTCCCAATGTATCAGGCATTCTTACTATTCAGCGTAATTACTGGCACAATCATTTCTTCAAGCGAAACCCCTCCATGCTGAAAGGTATCCCGATAATAGTTCACATAGTAATTATAATTATTAGGATAGGCAAAGAAATAATCCTGAGTAGCAAAAGCATAAGTAGTAGATACATTCAGGCGGGGCAAAAATAAACTTTCAGGTTTTTTTACCGCGTAAATTTTATTGTTGTCAAAATTTAAATTCTTGCCCTGCTTATAGCGCAGATTGGTATTGGTATTACGGTCACCAATAATCTTTGCCGGATGCTTCACCCGGATAGTACCGTGGTCAGTGGCCACCACAAGTTTTACTTTTTCACGGGCGATACGTTTAAACAAATCTAATAATGGAGAATGCAAAAACCAGGAGCGGGTAATAGAGCGATAGGCAGACTCATCCGGAGCGAGTTCACGAATCATTTCCAGGTCGGTGCGGGCGTGAGAAAGCATATCTACAAAGTTGTAGACGATGACATTGAGCTGGTTGCTCAGTAAATTAGGAACAGTATCTACCAATTGCCTGCCTTGTTGCGTTTGCGTGATTTTGTGATAACTACTCTTGATGTCCATTCGGCGCTTCTTAAGGTGACGCTTCAGGAACTCATGTTCATGGTTGTTTTTTCCTTCTTCTTTGTCATCACCTACCCAGATATCACTATGGTACTTTTCCATATCTGCCG harbors:
- a CDS encoding alanine dehydrogenase; protein product: MSDQHKSGFKELAKEQASYPQEQLLKVKEGSKSLNMGIPCEISMQENRLMLTPEAIAVLTANGHEIIVEAGAGASSKFTDNEFSEAGAKIVYSAKEALEAHIILKVEPPTLDEIEMIKPGSILISALQLGNQTPEYIQALNKKKVTAIAFEFLEDKVGGMPVVRAMSEIAGNTVMSIAAHYLSSVANGKGMILGGITGVPPTKVVILGAGTVGEYAARSAIGLGAQVQVFDHQIYKLRRIKHALGHQVYTSTMDISTLGEALENADVVIGAVRAEKGTNRMIVTEEMVANMKEESVIIDVSIDQGGCIETSKLTSLKNPVFRKYNVIHYCVPNIASRVARTATTAFSNIFTPILLQTADLGGVNEMIYHYRWFMRGVYTYNGSLTNAAIGKKFNMKFRDLNLLMAARF
- the tsaE gene encoding tRNA (adenosine(37)-N6)-threonylcarbamoyltransferase complex ATPase subunit type 1 TsaE encodes the protein MPDTLGEVILRHPDEAQEAAKKIKALAADVKVWLFYGPMGVGKTTLIKAVCKSWGVTDTVSSPTFALVNEYQDAEHQIFYHFDFYRINNEEEAWDIGTEDYFYSGNYCFVEWPERIEGLLPENFIRIDMVLEADQSRRIYLSKHE